From Coffea arabica cultivar ET-39 chromosome 9c, Coffea Arabica ET-39 HiFi, whole genome shotgun sequence, one genomic window encodes:
- the LOC113707948 gene encoding cytochrome b561 and DOMON domain-containing protein At4g17280-like, which yields MGATMRCMVILGVLFALFMSSTSAQSCSKYNFASNKVFSACSDLPYLNSYLHWTYSPSSQSLEIAFRRLGTSSSRWVSWAINPTSQGMVGSQALVAFQKSDGTMRAYTSPIKSYQTGLQEGDLSFPVSDLSATYSNNEMIVYATLKLQNSSSTLNQVWQEGPLSNDSPGMHPTTGPNVQSMGTLNLLSGESKTTAGASSSKLKAKNIHGVLNAVSWGILMPLGAIIARYVKEFPLADPAWFYLHVTCQLSAFILGVAGFGTGLRLGSQSPGITYAVHRGLGIALFTLALVQASALLIRPKKDHKWRSYWNCYHYLVGYGILGISIANIFKGLDILSPEKKWKRAYIGILVTLASLALLLEVIVWFLKRSKRSAGADKLKSSHGTNGTNGLNGYGGRKPETV from the exons ATGGGTGCAACAATGAGATGCATGGTGATTCTTGGCGTCCTGTTTGCTCTGTTTATGTCGTCCACTTCTGCGCAGTCATGTTCAAAGTACAACTTTGCTAGCAATAAAGTTTTCAGTGCCTGCAGCGATCTTCCATATTTGAACTCCTATCTTCATTGGACGTACAGCCCATCTTCCCAGAGTCTTGAGATCGCGTTTAGGCGCTTGGGAACATCATCATCAAGATGGGTTTCTTGGGCTATTAATCCAACTTCTCAAGGGATGGTGGGATCACAAGCACTCGTGGCTTTCCAGAAATCTGATGGAACCATGAGAGCCTACACTTCGCCTATAAAAAGTTACCAGACGGGATTACAAGAAGGAGATTTGAGCTTCCCAGTTTCGGATTTATCTGCTACTTATTCGAATAACGAGATGATCGTTTATGCTACCTTGAAGCTGCAGAATTCCAGCTCTACTCTGAACCAGGTGTGGCAAGAAGGTCCACTCTCAAACGACAGCCCTGGAATGCATCCCACCACTGGTCCTAATGTCCAATCCATGGGCACTCTCAACCTACTTTCTGGAGAATCTAAGACCACAGCAGGAGCCTCAAGTTCAAAACTCAAGGCTAAGAAT ATTCATGGGGTGCTGAACGCGGTGAGTTGGGGAATTCTGATGCCTCTGGGGGCTATAATCGCAAGATACGTTAAGGAATTTCCTTTGGCGGACCCTGCTTGGTTTTACCTTCATGTTACCTGCCAATTATCGGCCTTCATCCTTGGCGTGGCCGGATTTGGTACTGGGCTCCGCCTGGGGAGCCAGTCTCCAGGAATCACGTACGCAGTCCACAGGGGCCTTGGCATTGCTCTCTTTACCCTGGCATTGGTTCAGGCGAGTGCTTTGCTTATAAGGCCGAAGAAGGATCACAAGTGGAGAAGCTACTGGAATTGCTACCACTACCTGGTCGGATACGGAATTCTCGGCATCAGCATCGCCAACATTTTCAAAGGATTGGATATCCTGAGCCCGGAGAAGAAATGGAAAAGAGCATACATTGGCATCTTGGTGACCCTGGCATCTCTTGCCCTTCTCTTGGAAGTAATTGTATGGTTCCTGAAGAGGAGCAAGAGATCTGCAGGTGCTGACAAGTTGAAGTCGTCCCACGGCACCAATGGGACAAATGGACTAAATGGCTATGGAGGAAGGAAGCCTGAGACAGTCTAG
- the LOC113708587 gene encoding uncharacterized protein has translation MVSVEDSHSHTYSHSIPNSTSRFPQTPQQHHYYYTPPPLSSSAKLHRSMGRSMRTIRSNFFQIHDASPDHPSLLSLPQISTNVSENLSDSALIDLRLGELATKTASHTPAGGVRDPAAPFVAEDFTYLDMISRSFGSDLSACSSDISGELHRLATVPDPAPISELQPQDEPEPCTGFLQRETFSTEIIESISPEDLQPTVKLCVDGLNSSSVAVRRSAAAKLRLLAKNRADNRALIGEAGAVPALIPLLRCSDPLTQEHAVTALLNLSLHQDNKALIADAGAVKSLVYVLKTGTEISKQNAACALLNLALVDESNKLSIGACGAIPPLVALLINGSNRGKKDALTTLYKLCSVKLNKERAVTAGAVRPLVGLVGEQGTGLAEKAMVVLSSLAGIQMGRDAIVEEGGIAAFVEAIEDGSDKGKEFAVLTLLQLCGDSVRNRGLLVREGGIPPLVALSQTGTAKAKHKAERLLEYLREPRQEASPSTP, from the exons ATGGTGTCCGTAGAAGATTCCCATTCCCATACTTACTCTCACTCCATTCCCAATTCCACCTCTCGCTTCCCTCAAACGCCTCAACAACACCATTACTATTACACTCCCCCGCCCCTCTCTTCTTCTGCTAAACTTCACCGCTCCATGGGCCGTTCCATGCGCACTATTCGctccaatttcttccaaatccatGACGCCTCCCCCGACCACCCTTCCCTTCTCTCCCTTCCCCAAATTTCTACCAATGTTTCCGAAAATTTGTCTGACTCCGCCCTCATCGACCTCCGTCTCGGCGAACTCGCCACCAAAACTGCCTCCCACACCCCCGCCGGAGGGGTTCGGGATCCCGCCGCCCCGTTCGTAGCTGAGGATTTTACTTACCTTGACATGATTTCCCGTTCCTTCGGCAGCGACTTGTCCGCCTGCTCCAGCGACATCTCCGGCGAGCTCCACCGACTCGCCACCGTCCCCGATCCTGCCCCCATCTCTGAGCTCCAGCCCCAGGACGAGCCCGAACCCTGCACTGGCTTTCTCCAGAGGGAAACCTTCTCCACTGAGATTATCGAGAGCATCTCGCCGGAAGACCTTCAGCCCACCGTCAAACTCTGCGTAGACGGACTCAATTCCTCCTCCGTCGCAGTTCGAAGGTCGGCGGCAGCTAAACTGAGGCTCCTGGCCAAGAACAGGGCCGATAATCGGGCTCTCATTGGCGAGGCTGGAGCTGTCCCGGCCTTGATACCGCTGCTCCGGTGCTCAGACCCCCTGACGCAGGAGCACGCCGTCACGGCCTTGTTGAATCTTTCCCTCCATCAAGATAACAAAGCTCTGATAGCTGACGCTGGAGCTGTAAAATCACTCGTTTATGTGTTGAAAACCGGCACCGAGATCTCGAAACAGAACGCTGCCTGCGCCCTGCTGAATTTAGCTTTAGTCGACGAGAgtaataaattgtcaatagGCGCATGCGGGGCTATTCCTCCGCTAGTGGCCTTGTTGATAAATGGGTCGAACAGAGGGAAGAAAGATGCTTTGACAACTCTCTACAAGCTTTGCTCGGTCAAACTGAACAAGGAGAGGGCGGTGACTGCCGGCGCGGTGAGGCCGCTGGTGGGTTTGGTCGGAGAGCAAGGGACAGGGTTGGCAGAGAAGGCGATGGTGGTGCTGAGTAGCTTAGCCGGGATTCAAATGGGCCGCGATGCAATTGTGGAGGAAGGTGGGATTGCTGCCTTTGTGGAGGCTATTGAAGATGGCTCTGATAAGGGGAAGGAATTCGCGGTGTTGACATTATTGCAGCTTTGTGGGGATAGTGTTCGGAACAGAGGGTTGTTGGTTAGGGAAGGGGGGATCCCTCCCCTTGTGGCGCTGTCTCAGACTGGGACTGCTAAGGCTAAGCACAAG GCTGAAAGGCTTCTGGAGTACTTGAGAGAACCAAGACAAGAGGCTTCTCCTTCAACCCCGTAG